Proteins from one Malassezia vespertilionis chromosome 2, complete sequence genomic window:
- the ucp12 gene encoding RNA helicase (COG:A; EggNog:ENOG503NWAW; TransMembrane:1 (o1114-1135i)), with translation MAPRKKNAAIKASGVTSSKAAPLPDWVKGGGPKPVSATTTRADGTQELFPPGSKTPLNLLYERVQKMPGFARPDVHARRTKDGYTCVITIIKENKQDKSNPFTLRMEPLEPGARLHCETALEAKHWGATYVLFRLFSQLNLYRNLPPGPREYWLALEQVKKEARADEAWKWAADPFEAIQKRDAEREAMQKQRAARDAAKGDPKRGLSKAWQNAKEVRMAPALRELVESTIRAQMTDDCADVVPLADGAAHSQIDTQKLVAELTKLGVRGGYMRRVLSWLQDARMTYADPAKRSALQHNHPVLASILALPDRDAAIEYIVLYTPEQDLPPQLKPTASAESFVTSAVAGSDSLVDRWTLDRLEKQAGFPRKAAAEILGKVRAYTLPQATSVGLVLDMLLHQLIGESMDLDHAVQATSPEAEQRQAEERTMLEDFFGPLVPVDPHARLTDTSVLLHVGEHQGKPVMLVLVPHPLSLYLAEPGALPSIYVVGESLPAFLRLALTQHAMQALRGMHGREDMREILEACEGGALIMVQQQLAEVLEAMVHDPPSLDSVMEHLIAAPSSTLPHAPLATEPHAAAPRRAVHKIPALQHNDALDKRLVASLHALHASLKYSESIAPVRTSLPAHTARATLLQAVASHPVVLITGETGCGKTTQVPQFLLDDAIASGTGSLCNILVTQPRRVSAMGVAARVAVERCESLEQRAEEGALVGYAIRGERRAAKSCRLLFTTTGVLLRRLASGADPELQSISHVIVDEVHERSTESDFLLLLLRDVLTRNKKLRVILMSATVTPETFINYFGRDTPYKHIPGRTFPVQDHYMEEIVAMSAFESERPYTHEHCPADPMLALDAVPPPQLRTLRALATQPTDYTFLARTVALAAQRAEKIDHTGLLTGKASILVFCPGVGEIRRAIDAIVAQRLPGAVLLPLHANLAPSEQRKVFQSVRKDERKIVVSTNVAETSITIPDVCFVVDTGRVREAHHDAKSSLTRLEETWASRAACKQRAGRAGRTMPGESFRLYSRGMEESLQRAQSIPEIQRTPLEGLVLQVKSIQPGADLRAFLQRAIDPPSTDALEATHYKLQVAGALQPGGFNAPLTPLGQHLAQLPLDVRLGKLLVLGCLFGCVEPLLHVVAILASRPMVAAQRDEEAAKARAAYLYGNSDLLAHANIFAAFLTQRREKRDVRKWCATLGLSYTALQDVAMTRTQLLRNLEDLRLVPASYAHGWRTEGPRWPMRPGVHALDAHAANTNLLRSMLLAAMWASVARVDLPSAKFNASAAGAVEKEADARALHYFDEHDGRVFLHPSSMLFHATKFKSNYLAVCHKSANAQRTYLRDATEAPLYALLLFGGPLYVHHDMGGIAIATGAEADADGWVKLRASARVGVLCRQLRTLMNRTLQAGIEEPQAMRTASNQQVVDAMIALVTQDGLE, from the coding sequence atggcgccgcgcaagaagaACGCTGCGATCAAGGCCAGCGGCGTGACCTCGTcgaaagcggcgccgctACCGGACTGGGTGAAAGGCGGTGGCCCAAAGCCAGTGTCCGCTACCACCACGCGAGCGGATGGGACGCAGGAGCTCTTTCCCCCCGGCAGCAAGACCCCCCTCAACCTGCTGTacgagcgcgtgcaaaaaATGCCAGGCTTTGCCAGACCCGACGTACACGCACGCAGAACCAAGGATGGCTATACCTGTGTGATTACCATCATAAAAGAGAACAAGCAGGACAAGTCGAATCCATTCACTTTGCGCATGGAACCCCTCGAGCCCGGCGCCCGACTCCACTGCGAgacggcgctggaagcCAAGCACTGGGGCGCTACCTACGTACTTTTCCGCCTCTTTAGCCAATTGAACTTGTACAGAAACTTGCCACCGGGCCCCCGCGAATACTGgctggcgctggagcaagtcaaaaaagaagcgcgcgcagacgaGGCGTGGAAATGGGCTGCGGATCCCTTTGAGGCGATCCAGAAACGcgatgcggagcgcgaagcgatGCAAAAACAACGTGCAGCACGCGATGCGGCGAAAGGCGATCCAAAACGTGGCCTGAGCAAGGCCTGGCAGAATGCAAAGGAAGTGCGCATGGCGCCAGCGCTCCGCGAGCTCGTGGAGAGTACAATACGCGCGCAGATGACCGACGATTGCGCAGATGTGGTGCCGCTGgcagacggcgctgcacacagCCAAATCGATACACAGAAGCTCGTCGCGGAACTGACCAAgctgggcgtgcgtggTGGGTACATGCGCCGTGTCCTTTCCTGGCTCcaagatgcgcgcatgACGTATGCCGATcctgcaaagcgcagcgcgctgcagcataACCATCCCGTACTTGCCTCGATCCTTGCACTGCCCgaccgcgacgcggcgatcGAGTACATTGTGCTGTATACGCCCGAGCAAGATCTGCCGCCGCAGCTTAAGCCGACTGCGTCTGCGGAATCGTTTGTGACGAGTGCTGTAGCCGGTAGCGATAGCTTGGTCGATCGCTGGACCCTGGACCGGCTGGAGAAGCAAGCAGGATTTCCACGCAAAGCAGCGGCCGAGATACTgggcaaggtgcgcgcaTATACATTGCCGCAGGCCACCTCGGTTGGGCTTGTGCTGGacatgctgctgcatcaGCTTATTGGCGAGTCTATGGACCTGGACCATGCCGTACAAGCAACATCGCCGGAAGCagagcagcgccaagccGAAGAGCGCACGATGCTCGAGGACTTTTTCGGCCCGCTCGTGCCCGTCGACCCCCATGCCCGGCTGACTGACACGAGCGTCCTTCTCCACGTCGGAGAGCACCAAGGCAAGCCGGTGATGCTcgtgcttgtgccgcaTCCCTTATCCTTGTACCTTGCCGAACCAggcgccttgccgagcaTCTACGTCGTCGGCGAGAGCCTTCCTGCGTTTTTGCGGCTTGCACTCACGCAACATgcgatgcaagcgctgcgtggAATGCATGGCCGCGAGGATATGCGCGAGATACTCGAGGCATGCGAGGGCGGTGCTCTCATTATGGTCCAGCAACAGCTTGCGGAAGTCTTGGAGGCCATGGTCCATGATCCGCCGTCGCTCGACTCGGTCATGGAGCACTTGATTGCGGCTCCATCAAGCACAttgccgcacgcaccgcttgcGACGGagccgcacgctgctgcgccgcgccgcgccgtgcacaaaatccctgctctgcagcacaacgacgcgctggacaagcgGCTTGTTGCttcgctgcacgcgctgcacgcctcGCTAAAGTACAGCGAGAGCATTGCACCGGTGCGTACGTCGCTTCctgcgcacactgcgcgTGCTACTCTGCTGCAAGCCGTTGCCTCCCACCCTGTTGTACTTATTACCGGCGAGACGGGCTGCGGCAAAACGACCCAAGTGCCGCAGTTTTTGCTAGACGACGCCATTGCCAGCGGTACCGGTAGTCTCTGCAACATTCTCGTCACGCAGCCGCGCAGGGTATCTGCCATGggcgtcgccgcgcgtgtcGCCGTGGAGCGCTGCGAATCGCTGGAGCAGCGGGCGGAAGAAGGTGCGCTGGTGGGCTATGCGATtcgcggcgagcggcgcgcggccaagTCCTGCCGGCTCTTGTTTACAACCACGGgcgtgcttttgcgccgcctggCGAGCGGAGCCGACCCCGAGCTCCAGTCCATTTCGCACGTCATTGTGGATGaggtgcacgagcgcagcaccgAGTCTGATTTTTtgctcctgctcctgcgcgaTGTCTTGACACGGAACAAGAAGCTGCGCGTGATTTTGATGAGTGCGACCGTGACGCCAGAAACATTTATCAACTACTTTGGTCGCGACACGCCGTACAAGCATATTCCCGGCCGTACCTTTCCTGTGCAGGACCACTACATGGAGGAGATTGTGGCCATGAGTGCCTTCGAGAGCGAGCGGCCTTATACCCACGAGCACTGCCCAGCCGATCCGATGCTCGCACTcgacgctgtgccgccgccgcagctgcgcacatTGCGTGCCTTGGCGACGCAGCCGACCGACTACACCTTTCTTGCACGCACcgttgcgctcgcggcgcagcgtgcagaaAAAATAGACCATACCGGCCTCCTCACCGGTAAAGCTTCCATCCTTGTTTTTTGTCCTGGTGTTGGTGAAATTCGACGTGCTATCGATGCCattgtcgcgcagcgcctgccTGGCGCCGTCCTCTTGCCTCTGCACGCAAACCTGGCGCCGtccgagcagcgcaaggtaTTCCAGTCGGTGCGCAAAGACGAGCGTAAGATTGTGGTGTCGACCAATGTTGCCGAGACGTCCATCACAATTCCCGACGTGTGTTTTGTCGTCGATACCGGCCGTGTCCGCGAGGCACACCACGATGCCAAGTCCAGCCTGACACGCCTCGAAGAGACGTGGGCTtcgcgtgctgcatgcaAGCAACGTGCgggccgcgctgggcgcaccATGCCCGGCGAGAGTTTCCGACTCTACTCGCGCGGGATGGAAGAAAgtttgcagcgtgcacagtCCATCCCCGAGATACAGCGTACGCCGCTGGAAGGTCTGGTGCTGCAAGTAAAATCGATCCAGCCGGGAGCGGatctgcgcgcatttctccagcgcgccatcgATCCGCCGAGCACGGACGCGTTGGAGGCGACGCACTACAAGCTCCAGGTGGCGGGTGCTTTGCAGCCGGGTGGGTTTAATGCACCGCTCACGCCGCTCGGCCagcaccttgcgcagcttccGCTGGACGTGCggctcggcaagctgctcgtgTTGGGCTGCTTGTTTGGGTGCGTAGAGCCGCTCTTGCACGTAGTCGCTATTCTTGCATCGCGCCCTAtggtcgctgcgcagcgcgacgaggaggcAGCGaaagcgcgtgctgcgTACCTGTATGGGAACAGTGATCTCCTTGCCCACGCCAACATCTTTGCCGCATTCCTCACACAACGGCGTGAGAAGCGTGATGTGCGCAAATGGTGCGCCACACTGGGCCTTTCGTACACTGCCTTGCAGGATGTCGCCATGAcacgcacgcagctctTGCGCAATTTGGAGGATCTGCGTCTGGTGCCTGCATCCTACGCACATGGATGGCGCACCGAAGGGCCGCGCTGGCCCATGCGGCCTGGTGTacacgcgctcgatgcgcacgctgccaACACCAacttgctgcgctcgatgcTGCTCGCGGCGATGTGGGCGTCTGTTGCGCGAGTCGACTTGCCAAGCGCCAAGTTTAATGCCTCGGCGGCAGGCGCCGTGGAGAAGGAGGCGgacgcgcgagcgctgcactACTTTGACGAGCACGATGGGCGTGTATTCCTGCATCCGAGCTCGATGCTTTTCCATGCGACCAAGTTCAAGTCGAACTATCTTGCCGTGTGCCACAAAAGTGCCAATGCACAGCGGACGTATTTGCGCGATGCCACCGAGGCGCCATTGTATGCACTGCTGCTCTTTGGCGGTCCGTTGTACGTGCATCACGATATGGGTGGGATTGCCATCGCTACCGGTGCCGAGGCGGATGCAGACGGCTGGGTAAAGCTCCGTGCGAGTGCACGTGTCGGTGTGCTTTGCCGCCAGCTGCGTACGTTGATGAATAGGACGCTCCAGGCGGGCATTGAGGAGCCGCAGGCGATGCGAACTGCGTCCAACCAGCAGGTAGTCGACGCGATGATTGCGCTTGTGACGCAGGACGGATTGGAGtag